A single window of Serinus canaria isolate serCan28SL12 chromosome 14, serCan2020, whole genome shotgun sequence DNA harbors:
- the RPL3L gene encoding 60S ribosomal protein L3-like, with protein sequence MTHTVREVHRPGLKVSKREEVEAVTIIETPPMVVVGVVGYIETPKGLRNFKTVFAEHISDECRRRFYKNWHKSKKKAFTKYCKKWQDEAGKRQLEKDFAAMKKYCKVIRVIMHTQMRLLPLRQKKAHIMEIQLNGGTVAEKVDWVRERLEKQISVHNVFSQNEMIDVIGVTKGHGMKGVTSRWHTKKLPRKTHKGLRKVACIGAWHPARVGYSIARAGQKGYHHRTEINKKIYRIGHGIHVEDGKVVRNNASTHYDITEKTITPLGGFPHYGEVNNDFLMLKGCVVGTRKRVLTLRKSLLVHTSRRAHEAIELKFIDTTSKFGHGRFQTAQEKRAFMGPQKKHLVKEKPGVQEEL encoded by the exons ATGACCCACACCGTGCGGGAGGTGCACCGGCCTGGGCTCA AGGTGTCCAAGCGGGAGGAGGTGGAGGCCGTGACCATCATCGAGACCCCCCcgatggtggtggtgggggtCGTGGGCTACATCGAGACTCCCAAGGGCCTGAGGAATTTCAAGACTGTTTTTGCTGAGCACATCAGCGACGAGTGCCGCCGGCGCTTCTACAAGAACTG GCACAAGAGCAAGAAGAAGGCGTTCACCAAGTACTGCAAAAAATGGCAGGATGaggctgggaaaaggcagctggagaaggattttGCAGCCATGAAGAAGTACTGCAAGGTCATCCGTGTCATTATGCACACACAG ATGAGGCTGCTCCCACTGAGGCAGAAGAAGGCCCACATCATGGAGATCCAGCTGAACGGGGGGACAGTGGCTGAGAAGGTCGACTGGGTGcgggagaggctggagaagcAGATCTCTGTGCACAATGTCTTCAGCCAGAACGAGATGATCGATGTCATCGGTGTCACCAAGGGCCACGGCATGAAAG GGGTGACCAGCCGCTGGCACACCAAGAAGCTGCCCAGGAAGACGCACAAGGGCCTGAGGAAGGTGGCCTGCATCGGGGCCTGGCACCCGGCCCGCGTGGGCTACTCCATCGCCCGGGCTGGCCAGAAGGGCTACCACCACCGCACCGAGATCAACAAGAAG ATTTACCGCATTGGCCACGGGATCCACGTGGAGGATGGCAAAGTGGTGAGGAACAACGCCTCGACGCACTACGATATCACCGAGAAGACCATCACGCCTCTG gGTGGTTTCCCTCACTACGGGGAGGTCAACAATGACTTCCTCATGCTGAAGGGCTGCGTGGTGGGCACCAGGAAGCGCGTGCTCACCCTGCGCAAG TCCCTCCTGGTGCACACGAGCCGCCGGGCCCACGAAGCCATCGAGCTCAAATTCATTGACACCACTTCCAAATTCGGCCACGGCCGCTTCCAGACAGCTCAGGAGAAGAGAGCTTTCATG gGCCCCCAGAAGAAACATCTGGTGAAGGAGAAGCCAGGTGTGCAGGAAGAGCTCTAA
- the NDUFB10 gene encoding NADH dehydrogenase [ubiquinone] 1 beta subcomplex subunit 10, translated as MPEDHDWEAYKVPPTRTPVSERTTSVPNPVDYFQTAFSNVLDAPVTFIRGWIERWQNSNKFYYYHQKFRRVPDLSQCLEGDYLCYYEAEAQWRRDRMVDQEIVEIVRERMAACKQREGPNQFQNCAKEMELLAQVTKAYQDRYGELGYHGNARTCLMKQKHRMMEERKAAQKNQ; from the exons atGCCGGAGGATCACGACTGGGAGGCGTACAAGGTGCCGCCGACCCGCACCCCCGTCTCCGAGAGGACCACATCGGTGCCCAACCCCGTCGACTACTTCCAGACCGCCTTCAGCAATGTCCTCGACGCGCCCGTCACCTTCATCCGAG gctggatCGAGCGGTGGCAGAACAGCAACAAATTCTACTACTACCACCAGAAGTTCCGCCGTGTGCCCGACCTGAGCCAGTGCCTGGAGGGTGACTACCTGTGCTACTACGAGGCCGAGGCTCAGTGGAGGAGGGACAG GATGGTTGATCAGGAAATCGTGGAGATAGTCCGGGAAAGGATGGCTGCGTGCAAGCAGAGGGAAGGGCCCAACCAGTTCCAGAACTGTGCCaaggagatggagctgctggcacaggtcACCAAGGCCTACCAGGACAGAT acGGTGAGCTGGGTTACCATGGCAATGCACGGACATGCCTGATGAAGCAGAAGCACAGGATGatggaggagaggaaagcagcacaaaaaaatcagtag
- the RPS2 gene encoding 40S ribosomal protein S2, which yields MADDAGAAGGAGAARGGFRGGFGTGLRGRGRGRGRGRGRGRGARGGKAEDKEWIPVTKLGRLVKDMKIKSLEEIYLFSLPIKESEIIDFFLGSSLKDEVLKIMPVQKQTRAGQRTRFKAFVAIGDYNGHVGLGVKCSKEVATAIRGAIILAKLSIVPVRRGYWGNKIGKPHTVPCKVTGRCGSVLVRLIPAPRGTGIVSAPVPKKLLMMAGIDDCYTSARGCTATLGNFAKATFDAISKTYSYLTPDLWKETVFTKSPYQEFTDHLAKTHTRVSVQRTQAAAVATT from the exons ATGGCGGACGACGCCGGTGCTGCGGGAGGAGCGGGAGCGGCCCGCGGGGGCTTCCGCGGTGGATTCGGGACCGGGCTGCGGGGCCGCGGGCGCGGCCGCGGGAGGGGACGCGGGAGAGGCCGCGGGGCCCGCGGAGGCAAAGCCGAGGATAAGGAG TGGATTCCTGTCACCAAACTCGGTCGCCTGGTCAAGGATATGAAGATCAAGTCTCTTGAGGAGATTTATCTCTTCTCGCTTCCCATCAAG GAGTCGGAGATCATCGATTTCTTCCTGGGCTCCTCGCTGAAGGATGAGGTGCTGAAGATTATGCCTGTGCAGAAACAGACCCGTGCTGGGCAGCGCACCAGGTTCAAG GCGTTTGTCGCCATCGGGGACTACAATGGCCACGTGGGGCTGGGCGTGAAGTGCTCCAAGGAGGTGGCCACGGCCATCCGCGGGGCCATCATCCTGGCCAAGCTGTCCATCGTGCCCGTGCGACGAGGCTACTGGGGCAACAAGATCGGGAAGCCACACACGGTGCCCTGCAAG gtcaCCGGGCGCTGCGGCTCCGTGCTGGTGCGCCTGATCCCGGCTCCCCGTGGCACCGGCATCGTGtctgcccctgtccccaagaAGCTGCTGATGATGGCCGGCATCGATGACTGCTACACGTCAGCGCGGGGCTGCACGGCCACCCTCGGCAACTTCG CTAAAGCCACCTTCGATGCCATCTCCAAAACCTACAGCTACCTGACTCCTGACCTCTGGAAAGAGACTGTCTTCACCAAGTCTCCCTACCAG GAGTTCACTGATCATCTGGCCAAGACCCACACCAGAGTGTCGGTGCAGAGGACCCAGGCTGCCGCTGTGGCCACCACCTAA
- the TBL3 gene encoding transducin beta-like protein 3: MADTDTDPAAATAAAAAVRFKSNYAVTRKIEPFYKGGRIQISRDGKFMFCPCGSKVNVIDVETGALLHSLQQDEEEDVTAFVLSPDDEVLVTGSRALLLCRWRWREPRCERTWRAVHTAPVATMAFDPTATLLATGGCDSTIKVWDMIRHYCTHNLKGSSGVVHLVEFHPDTSRLQLFSSSIDYKIRIWDLSSSRCVAVLEGHFSAVTSLAFADGNRLLSSGRDKICMVWDLETRQSKRTVPVYETVEAAVLLPEEGDFSQLGVKKKGLHFVTAGSKGILRVWEAATAACVHSQAVPFALREEPSERSLSQCQFVPARNEILTVSMEHNILFYDAQSLQLRKQLAGYNEEVLDVKFLGPGDSHIVVATNSPQLKVFELATSHCQILYGHTETILALDVFRKGLMFVTCAKDRSVRVWRMGRAGRVTCVAQGLGHAHGVGAVACSRLKESFVVTSSQDCTIKIWNIPESLTSKAKAALISSPEPLHARVTERGHDKDINSVAVSPNDKLLATGSQDRLAKLWSCSDCSLLGVFSGHKRGIWCVQFSPVDQVLATSSADGTLKLWGLRDFSCLKTFEGHDASVLKIIFVSRGAQLLSSGSDGLLKLWTIKTNECVKTLDGHEDKIWGLHSNKKDDMVVTASSDSCITLWQDVTEIEEKEAQAKQEEQIMKEQELSNLLHEKRYLKALGLAISLDRPHTVLTVVKAILREPEGRRHLDENIVRLRKDQKEAVLAFLVTWNTNSRNCHEAQAVMETLLRHEAPDTLLQFSGIKPAVESLLPYTERHFQRLSRLLQASTFIEFMWHNMRLADVAQQDQGSL, encoded by the exons ATGGCGGACACGGACACGGACCCGGcggccgccaccgccgccgccgctgccgtGCGCTTCAAGAGCAA CTACGCAGTGACGCGGAAGATCGAGCCGTTCTACAAAGGAGGGCGAATCCAG ATCAGCCGGGATGGGAAGTTCATGTTCTGCCCCTGTGGGAGCAAAGTCAACGTCATCGATGTGGAAACGGGAGCgctcctgcacagcctccaGCAG gatgaggaagaggatgtCACAGCATTCGTGCTGAGCCCTGATGATGAG gtgctggtgACAGGCAGCCGGGCGCTGCTGCTGTGCCGCTGGCGCTGGAGGGAGCCCAGGTGTGAGCGCACCTGGCGAGCCGTGCACACCGCGCCCGTGGCCACCATGGCCTTCGACCCCACGGccaccctgctggccacag GTGGCTGTGACAGCACCATTAAGGTTTGGGATATGATCAGACACTACTGCACACACAACCTGAAGGGATCCTCTGGAGTGGTACA cctggtggAGTTCCACCCCGACACCTCCCGCCTGcagctcttctcctcctccatcgATTACAAGATCCGCATCTGGGACCTGAGCTCCAGCAGGtgtgtggcagtgctggagggacaCTTCAGTGCTGTCACCTCGCTGGCCTTTGCAGATGGGAACAGACTCCTCAG CTCTGGCCGCGACAAGATCTGCATGGTCTGGGACCTGGAGACCAGGCAGAGCAAACGAACCGTCCCTGTCTACGAG ACCGTGGAAGCTGCTGTGTTGTTGCCTGAGGAGGGAGATTTCTCTCAGCTGGGTGTGAAGAAAAAAGGGCTGCACTTTGTCACAGCTGGCAGCAAAG GCATCCTGAGGGTGTGGGAGGCGGCCACAGCTGCCTGTGTGCACAGCCAGGCCGTGCCCTTCGCGCTGCGGGAGGAGCCGAGCGAGCGCAGCCTCTCCCAGTGCCAGTTTGTGCCCGCCAGGAATGAGATCCTCACCGTGTCCATGGAGCACAACATCCTCTTCTACGATGCTCAAAGCCTCCAGCTCAGGAAGCAG CTCGCAGGATACAACGAGGAGGTGCTGGATGTGAAGTTCCTGGGCCCTGGTGACTCTCACATCGTGGTGGCCACCAACAGCCCCCAGCTGAAAGTGTTTGAGCTGGCAACGTCCCACTGCCAGATCCTGTACGGCCACACAG aAACAATCCTGGCTTTGGATGTCTTCAGGAAAGGCCTGATGTTCGTCACCTGCGCCAAG GACAGAAGCGTGCGGGTGTGGCgcatgggcagggctggcagggtcACCTGTGTGGCACAGGGCCTGGGCCATGCCCACGGCGTGGGCGCTGTCGCCTGCTCCAG GCTGAAGGAAAGCTTTGTAGTGACCAGCAGCCAGGACTGCACCATCAAGATCTGGAACATCCCGGAATCCCTCACTtccaaagcaaaagcagccttgatctccagcccagagcccctccATGCCAGGGTCACTGAGAGGGGCCATGACAAG GACATCAACAGCGTGGCAGTGTCCCCCAATGACAAACTGCTGGCCACGGGCTCGCAGGACCGGCTGGCCAAGCTCTGGTCCTGCTCCGACTGCTCCCTCCTGGGGGTTTTCTCTGGGCACAAACGTGGCATCTGGTGTGTGCAGTTCTCCCCTGTGGACCAGGTCCTGGCCACCTCCTCAGCTGATGGGACCCTCAAGCTTTGGGGACTTCGGGACTTCAGCTGTCTGAAG aCCTTTGAAGGCCACGATGCCTCAGTGCTGAAGATCATCTTTGTGAGCCGAGGggctcagctgctcagcag TGGATCTGATGGTCTCTTAAAACTCTGGACAATTAAAACAAACGAGTGTGTGAAAACATTAGATGGCCATGAGGATAAAATCTGGGGCCTCCACTCCAACAAGAAAGATGACATGGTGGTGACAGCCTCCAGTGACTCCTGCATCACCCTGTGGCAG gatgTGACTGAAATTGAGGAGAAAGAAGCACAGGCTAAACAGGAGGAGCAGATTATGAA AGAGCAAGAGCTTTCTAACCTTCTCCATGAGAAAAGGTACCTCAAagctctgggcctggccatctCCCTGGACCGGCCTCACACGGTGTTGACCGTGGTCAAGG CCATCCTGAGGGAGCCTGAGGGGAGGAGGCACCTGGACGAGAACATTGTTCGGCTCCGCAAGGATCAGAAAG AGGCCGTGCTGGCGTTCCTGGTGACGTGGAACACCAACTCCCGGAACTGCCACGAGGCCCAGGCTGTCATGGAGACGCTCCTGAGGCACGAGGCCCCCGACACCCTCCTGCAGTTCTCGGGAATCAAACCCGCCGTGGAGTCCCTGCTGCCCTACACGG AGCGCCACTTCCAGAGGCTGAGCCGCCTGCTCCAGGCCTCCACCTTCATCGAGTTCATGTGGCACAACATGAGGCTGGCAGATGTGgcccagcaggaccagggatCTCTGTGA
- the NOXO1 gene encoding NADPH oxidase organizer 1, whose product MMFVSWSDQNNILIYRTFEDFRKFHKELKRKFPTESGSSAVLCQLCPCYFEGITMQQRKGGKLNRCLEILKLLETYSQELLKTDVKISRGEEVNQFFKAQTQDLDPSFPENSAVIMPSVFRREKSPQPLSITLPQASQSYRCIEAFETKDTKNKPFTVAQKEIVEVLIKDMTGWWLVENADKQIAWFPASYLEELDPCEDIQNAFSSDEEGSLYFVVQAYEAQKADELSLNQGVVVEVLRTSHNGWWLIRYNGCTGYMPSLCLRPYQNPHHKLQTILSCGLHACTPSLSSHSSLSSGSSSAGDAQLAWKPDLSRSLPEVEPARSAPGPSRGLATHSSKSPQLSASDRNDSGFVESPAAELPLVEPELATGVPKVPARPSAQEILQRCSTVTKRAVQRSAPRPALPVPSQL is encoded by the exons ATGATGTTTGTGTCCTGGTCAGATCAGAACAACATTCTCATCTACAGGACATTTGAAGACTTTAGGAAATTCCAT AAAGAGCTGAAGAGAAAATTCCCCACTGAGAGTGG atCCTCTGCTGTCCTATGCCAACTGTGCCCTTGTTATTTTGAAGGAATAACtatgcagcagaggaagggtgGGAAGCTGAACAGGTGCCTGGAGATCCTGAAACTGCTGGAAACTtattcccaggagctgctgaaaacAGATGTGAAAATCTCCCGGGGTGAAGAGGTGAATCAATTTTTCAAGGCACAGACTCAAGACCTCGATCCCTCCTTCCCTGAAAACAG TGCTGTGATCATGCCATCAGTTTTCAGAAGGGAGaagagcccccagcccctctccatcACCCTCCCTCAGGCATCGCAGAGCTACCGCTGCATCGAGGCCTTTGAAACCAAAGACACAAAGAACAAACCCTTCACAGTGGCTCAGAAGGAGATTGTGGAAGTGCTCATCAAGGACATGACTG GCTGGTGGCTGGTGGAAAACGCAGACAAGCAGATAGCCTGGTTCCCAGCCTCGTACCTGGAAGAGCTTGATCCCTGTGAGGACATCCAGAATGCCTTCAGCTCAGATGAGGAGG gcagcctgtACTTTGTGGTGCAGGCCTACGAGGCTCAGAAGGCAGACGAGCTCTCGCTGAATCAGGGGGTGGTCGTGGAGGTGCTCAGGACATCCCACAACGGCTGGTGGCTGATCCG GTACAACGGCTGCACTGGCTACATGCCCTCGCTGTGTCTCCGGCCCTACCAGAACCCTCACCACAAGCTCCAGACCATCCTGAGCTGCGGCCTCCATGCCTGCACCCCgagcctcagctccca CTCCTCGCTGAGTTCGGGGAGCAGCAGTGCCGGGGACGCCCAGCTGGCCTGGAAACCCGACTTGTCTCGGTCCCTGCCCGAGGTGGAGCCGGCCAGGAGCGCTCCTGGCCCGAGCCGCGGGCTGGCCACGCACAGCAGCAAATCCCCGCAGCTCAGTGCCAGCGACAGGAACGACTCCGGATTCGTGGAGTCCCCCGCAGCCGAGCTGCCCCTCGTCGAGCCGGAGCTGGCCAcgggtgtccccaaggtgccAGCCCGTCCCTCAGCCCAGGAGATCCTGCAGCGGTGCAGCACTGTCACCAAGCGCGCCGTGCAGCGCTCGGCTCCCCGGCCGGCCCTCCCGGTCCCCAGCCAGCTTTAG